CAAGTCAATACATAAGAAGAGGCCAGGCGGGGCAGAAGGCGCGAAAAAGCAAGCAAactttgccaaaaaaaaaaaaaaaaagtgacaccTGTCGGCTTAgctcatttaaaaaattaagtcgtttttaaaaaagcaaattttaaaaaatgaacttgaaaaaaaaaaaaaaaaaacagtgacgaaaaatatttgtgaagaaaatataaaaaggttTAATTCGAGAATCCATACATCATTCTGCCGAACGAAAATCCTATAAAGGGGAAAGTAAAGGTAAGCAGCGAAAAAAGTTGATTAAACGTTTGCCGCAAGTTGGGGCTTACCAGGCGGCTGTGCAGGGATGCACCAGCGATTGTGCGTGCCAGCGATTGTGAGTGCCGGCGATTGTGCGTGCCAGCGATTGTACGTACCAACGATTGTGCGTGCCAGCGATTGTGCGAACAAAGAAAATGTACCTGTTGAGATAAAAAGATGTACACAGAAAGGGGGATGAGGGCCCAACCCGCTGCGGGGCGGGCGCGTACGGGCGGAGTTGAGGCAGTGTATTGCAggcaaaacggggaaaaaaaaaaattatataataaaataacgaCAATTATGTGCTAATTAATGCTCCCTATGCTTCTACGCCATTAACGAACGCATGTCACCGCGTTAACCCGTTGCTATAAACCCCGTTCGCATGAAGTGTGCTTATGTGCGCATAGGGATAGCCATGTGTATGTAGGCCCACCGCACATGAAGCCAAGCGTGCCGTGCTATGTATAGTCTCCTGAATGAAAGTATCAACCCCACCCCTTTAACTGCAACCCCACATCTTCAGGTTACATAAGAATCGCCTAAGAACCGAACGCAAACCATGTCGTCCATTAAGACAACAGTAAAAACGGAGGCGTGCTCCTTTAGCGAGTACAGGATATACCCAGGAAGGGgtcaaaaatttattgcGAGGGACGGAAAAGTCtacttttatttatcatCCAAATTTGCCTCTCTTGCGCttcagaagaagaaagcagCCAAGTTGAGATGGACACAGGTGAGTCTATTCACGATGGAGAAATTGgggtttttttccccatgtgGGGATACTCCTTTGGCGTCCGCATTTTCGCAACTTCCCAACTCATATGACTCATATTCCTTCAATCCCCAACGCAGACTTGGCGACGAAATAACAAGAAGACCAAAATTGAAACAACGCAAAGGAGGAGGTACAAGAAAACCATTAAAGTGCAGAAGGCGGTCTGCGGTTTAACCGTCGAGGACATACGAAACAGAAAGGCCTACGTCCAAAGTATTGAAGCCAAGGTAAGGGccgcatgaaaaaaaaaaaaaaaagaaaaagaaataaaataataaatataatcgtGAACTAATTAGTGAGCAAATTAGTGAATAAATAAACGAGGGAATAAAAGGCACGTGCCGTGCAGCGCAAACATACCGCCAGTGGCACCCACCCAAACCCCGTGAACCGTTCGAACGAACACGCACTGAAGTTTAAGAGTCGTGAAAATATcaactgaaaaaaatatgttcatgtagtaaaacttcaaaaattaaaatcggttttaattttatatacaaaatatataatatccTTTTAAGGCAAAATGGAATgttttattccctttttgttttatatgatattatatatttgtatatgcaaatgccccttgtgtgttttttttgttttctttcctATTGAGCTTAAAGAACGCAAGGGGAAAAACCTACAACTTACACCTCCAACATTGTGTGCTGTGCATAATACCTGTACCTATGAGAGATGTGCACTGTGTAGCCTGTGACTGTGTGACTGTGTTACCGTGTTACCGTGTGACCTTTTCCGAAGCGGCGCAAAGCACTAGTCCATGCCGCAGCAGAGATATATATCTGCTTCGTTTTACGCCCAACTGAGCAGTTTTTGGCGTTCCATCATTATTATCACTACTGCGATCACACCCTCCTCTTTCTATTTGTTGTACAGAACAAGTCTCGAATGGCCGGCAAGGAGAAGGAtgacaagaaaaagggaaaggacgacaaaaagaaaaatgcagcACACTtccaacagaaaaaagaTTTCTCAAAATCGAAACAAGTTAACATGGCGAAGaccaaaatgcacaaaatgatgaagaaatgaAGTTCAACAAACTCGCATGTGTCCGTAGCCGTGCCACAACAACGCTTTGTGTGCAAAtagtgtatgtatatatgaacaCACGAGAAATGGGCTAGACAGAGATATGTTCCTCGTAATGTATGAAatgttcttttctttccctctttttcctttttcctttttctcttttttttttttttcaccccttttgaAACACTGCGCAGCTTTGCATTTGAATTGAAAACGActctatttttaattgtaaaagtagatttaaataaaaggaaaaaaaaggggatgtcAGCGAAGGGAGGTGTAGTACCGCCTTCATCAGCGCTGTCACGgcttgaaaaatatatccccAATGTAGAATATTTACACGCATTGCGATTCCGCTCCCCTCGtgtttcaaaaaaggggaaacgtGATGGGCGCACATTTGTGCAATGACgagaaatttttgttcagtGAAATGGCACGTCTCATCGTTTTATCTCCATTGTGTACAACGCGAAATCGCAGCGGTAATGGTTAGACACCTCTCCAAATGAACAGCAGAGAAATGACACAAACTGCGCAAGTCATATATCATATTTGCAGCAACGGTTAAAATTGTGCAGGCACGATTGGGCCCTTCTTCCAATCTGCGCACATATGCGCAACGGTGTGTAATAGCCGGTGGGTTGACCGACTCCACAATGCATTTCATCTCTTCCTTATGCTGCCTTTTAAACCGCTTGTTTGCAGTGAGGAAAACGAAGAATGGTTTCACATGGGGATACAAATACGGAACCAGCCCAGCGGAACACacaactggaaaaaaaacatcctctccttttctgaCCCCTCCCCAATGTATGTTAAGTTCTGCCCTGGAATTATTTATCGAagtatttacaaaaaggcgCCCATAGTattctttcgttttttcgttttttcgctttttcgttttttcactttttccctttttcattttttcgctttttcgttttttcactttttccctttttcatttttttttctgtgccccactcagcaaaaaaaacaactacGTAAAAATAGACCCACATTGACATAGCAGAAGTGTACAGGGacaatttgcaaaatatgaACGGCGCAAATAGATAAGTAAAAAGGTCTGATAAATTATACCTTGGTTGTTACCCCTCACAAACCTGTGCGGGATTATAATTTTGCTTCTCCGAACTGGGGGACGAGCAATATTCGTCGACCTCCCCCTATCAGCAGTGCCATGCCGCGGGgaaatgtacatacgtataatattttacactTTATGTcttgcttcctttttaacatttccCTGCCTGGGCTGTTCTTGACGCGACGTGCCCATGTGCAGGCGTAgctatatatgtacatacgtacgtacatacatacgtacatgcatactCTTTCATGCGCGTGTGAACCCGTGCGTCACtcactttgaaaaaaatcctGCATTCGGAAAAAGCGTATACCCATTTGGGGCTGTATGAATTGGTacgaaaaatgtgaaggttGAAGATATCGcgatgtcatttttttttatatcttttttcGCGCCATGTGCGAAGGGGCCACTTTCGTTTTCTCCTTAGCTAACTtaccctcttttttttctctgcaaAAGTGATGTGCTATTCGGAGagtgcatataaaaaaatgcgtacacggaaaaaaattattgtagTGATgtaagcaaaatgaaaaggttaATATAGggccatgaaaaaaaaaaaaaaaaaaaaatcgtggaCCAAATGTATGTATCTGCTTTTCCTATCTATTTGAGTGctattaatttttgtaatttattttattttgttttattttttcaccatttttgtgATTCCTCCCAGTGTGCCCGCTTTTTCggacttccccttttcccgcCCATGCGTTGCTCCTAACGTTTGTTACCTCCAGCGCCCCGTGGGTTCTACCCAGTGTGGCTTCTCCCCGCTGAGGCTTCTACCCATTGTTAGTCCTACCTCTGCATACACGTGCAATTTTGTAACAGTCTGTTGCCCGCttctacaaaattgaaatattCTTCTCCACTCCCCCTTCCTTAACTCCCACTCCTTCACCATGTAAACAGAAAAAGCCAAGAGGGATGAAAATGCCACGTACACATAAGAAATAGGAACTCCCTCTCATACCCCTTTCTCATATTTTAtacgttttattttcatataaactTCCCTAGATGGTTTATGTTACTCGTAGTCCTTTCCATAGTGTGCACTACATTTTGTGCAAGCGAATTTTTGGTGTGTGCATTTCGTATTCCGTTATGACCTGCACTATTTCGACCTTTCTCACGTAGTACATAGTGTGCAGTTTTTACTCCTCGCTACTTTCCCATTTTACACTGCCCTTATGCGTCTTTCCCTTCTATGCCCTTCCCCCTCCGATGATCATTAAACGTGCCTTAAGCCATTTCCCCTCGcgttctccatttttcgaTATTCCAGTAAATTCCATATGGTTAACCAAATGGCAACCACGAATTACATTCACTgacgtacacacatacatacgcatatgTCTATATAAGTGCTGACAGTAACCCTACGACAAAACGTGCGCATGTGTGAAAGCCTTTCATATATGCAGCCAGTGCATCAGTGTAGCATGaagttacatttttgaaacacCTAcattatgtacatgtgtaaaAGGTGAGAATATGTTAGTGACGTGgagatttcctttttgtgcatacAGATGCTTGTAGTTAGTACATACGCTTATAAGGGtctccattttggtaatGGTACCCTGTTGacgagattttttttctttccttttatttaaagTGGTTGCCTTTTGCACCATTGCAAaggtgaatatttttttttccgcttcttaTGTCCTTCAAAATTGGAAaccccctcaaaaaaaaaaaaaaaagacaaaactTGAACGCGTTTTGTAGTTAGTTGAATTCACTACCTTACGTTACCAATGACACCAGAATGGACATGCGAAATAGCCTATGCATAGATGCGTGagcatacacatgtgtattcGTACATAGGAGGAGGTCTTCATAGCACCCCTatgggaggaggggggagatATCTCTATGAAGGGAAATGACGGCACGTGAATGTCCTAGTGGgcgtgtttaaaaaaatatatgccaGGAGTGTTACCAGCACGAGTGGACcaatacacatatgtgcactTAAGCAGCGTCTTACTTCTACGCGTCCACTAACCGGGACACATACCCATTCAGTTGCTCATTTACATATTTAGCAGAATCTGCGTATAAGCAGCTTTCCcttgttcaccttttttagTACTTGATTTGTGACATAACGAGATTTGCtcggataattttttttttttcaaatgttaaGTTTATGTGAAGCTGAAGGAGGAACAAGTCTGCACAAAATATGTGAACACCACGTTTTCGACTCAACACGGGCGGATGTGTGTTTACGCTGACTTTACGTGCATCTTCTTAAATGCCGTGTGTGTGTTGTGTGCATGTAAGCGAATAGCcttgtatatgtacacatttaaACGCTCGCCCT
This genomic stretch from Plasmodium cynomolgi strain B DNA, chromosome 14, whole genome shotgun sequence harbors:
- a CDS encoding 60S ribosomal protein L24 (putative), yielding MSSIKTTVKTEACSFSEYRIYPGRGQKFIARDGKVYFYLSSKFASLALQKKKAAKLRWTQTWRRNNKKTKIETTQRRRYKKTIKVQKAVCGLTVEDIRNRKAYVQSIEAKNKSRMAGKEKDDKKKGKDDKKKNAAHFQQKKDFSKSKQVNMAKTKMHKMMKK